In one Triplophysa dalaica isolate WHDGS20190420 chromosome 9, ASM1584641v1, whole genome shotgun sequence genomic region, the following are encoded:
- the tmem160 gene encoding transmembrane protein 160 isoform X1, with translation MGLSLKTFLTYIQTHTHTQSVFPVTPPSSSCSSRYMTISLLRRGDKQSHRITSKQKITAVRERPTEGGNTHTMLRKSHETGFLSWFRNGLLSTGIGVIAFVQSDVGREAGYAFFILGGVCVSFGGASYVGSLLSLRRIMLLSLPAVLVHTGVVSSVALLWLCAVSLYIGRLEVEIIHDEDEDEHEHGRNEGGECDNCRARRERRGPEEKGQEK, from the exons ATGGGACTCTCTCTTAAAACATTCctcacatacatacaaacacacacacacacacagtctgtctTTCCTGTAACCCCTCCTTCCTCTTCTTGCTCCTCACGCTATATGACCATCAGTTTACTCAGGCGTGGCGACAAACAATCCCACAGGatcacatcaaaacaaaagatCACTGCAGTGAGAGAGAGGCCAACGGAAGGGGGCAACACGCACACA atgctgCGGAAGTCTCATGAAACAG GATTTTTATCATGGTTTCGAAACGGTTTGTTGTCGACAGGGATTGGAGTTATAGCTTTTGTACAGAGTGATGTGGGCAGAGAGGCTGGATATG CGTTCTTCATCCTGGGCGGAGTGTGCGTGTCATTCGGTGGTGCGTCATACGTGGGCAGTCTTCTGTCTTTACGGAGGATAATGCTTCTTTCTTTACCTGCCGTGCTGGTCCACACAGGTGTGGTGTCCAGCGTGGCCCTTCTCTGGCTGTGTGCGGTATCGCTCTATATTGGCCGACTGGAGGTGGAGATTATCCACGATGAGGATGAGGACGAGCACGAGCATGGGAGAAATGAAGGGGGAGAGTGTGACAACTGCAGGGCCAGACGTGAAAGACGCGGTCCTGAAGAAAAAGGCCAAGAGAAGTGA
- the tmem160 gene encoding transmembrane protein 160 isoform X2, giving the protein MASMRWLTCRRLVSPLSQILRRSVPAPARSVHRAPVRRSAEKNPLSRARVPEQHYITELDKADALMLRKSHETGFLSWFRNGLLSTGIGVIAFVQSDVGREAGYAFFILGGVCVSFGGASYVGSLLSLRRIMLLSLPAVLVHTGVVSSVALLWLCAVSLYIGRLEVEIIHDEDEDEHEHGRNEGGECDNCRARRERRGPEEKGQEK; this is encoded by the exons ATGGCCTCCATGCGTTGGTTAACGTGTAGGCGGCTTGTTTCTCCGTTGTCTCAGATTTTGCGGCGGTCGGTACCGGCTCCAGCACGCTCCGTTCACCGGGCGCCAGTGCGCCGCTCGGCCGAGAAAAACCCGCTGAGCCGAGCACGAGTACCGGAGCAACACTACATCACTGAGCTGGATAAAGCAGATGCGCTG atgctgCGGAAGTCTCATGAAACAG GATTTTTATCATGGTTTCGAAACGGTTTGTTGTCGACAGGGATTGGAGTTATAGCTTTTGTACAGAGTGATGTGGGCAGAGAGGCTGGATATG CGTTCTTCATCCTGGGCGGAGTGTGCGTGTCATTCGGTGGTGCGTCATACGTGGGCAGTCTTCTGTCTTTACGGAGGATAATGCTTCTTTCTTTACCTGCCGTGCTGGTCCACACAGGTGTGGTGTCCAGCGTGGCCCTTCTCTGGCTGTGTGCGGTATCGCTCTATATTGGCCGACTGGAGGTGGAGATTATCCACGATGAGGATGAGGACGAGCACGAGCATGGGAGAAATGAAGGGGGAGAGTGTGACAACTGCAGGGCCAGACGTGAAAGACGCGGTCCTGAAGAAAAAGGCCAAGAGAAGTGA